The Propionibacterium freudenreichii subsp. freudenreichii genome contains a region encoding:
- the eutJ gene encoding ethanolamine utilization protein EutJ → MAMTGMVVTTHVELPEQAIMRFAEQVRTGAIDEPTGQMRLGFDLGTANIVVAVVDAANHPIAGGWVHSTVVRDGVVVDWAGATSAVRALRADVEQRLGHEFTKASISIPPGISDGDIQVFANVIGAAGLDLDEVVDEPVAAARAMGITDGAVIDVGAGTTGVSILEDGKVVLSVDEATGGHHMTLVLAGSNNIDYDQAEAMKKDPQYREQVLGTIRPTLDKMATIAAQALGSRDVPAVYLVGGSSSFESAPAIFEARLHRPVVRPAQPLFITPLGIPMPAQEESR, encoded by the coding sequence ATGGCGATGACTGGAATGGTGGTGACGACGCACGTGGAGCTCCCCGAGCAGGCGATCATGCGTTTCGCTGAGCAGGTCCGCACCGGCGCGATCGACGAACCGACCGGCCAGATGCGGTTGGGATTCGATCTCGGCACGGCGAACATCGTCGTGGCAGTGGTCGACGCGGCCAACCACCCGATTGCGGGGGGCTGGGTGCACTCCACCGTCGTGCGCGACGGGGTGGTGGTCGATTGGGCAGGCGCGACCAGCGCCGTGCGCGCGCTGCGCGCCGACGTCGAGCAACGCCTGGGCCACGAGTTCACCAAGGCCTCGATCTCGATTCCCCCCGGCATCAGCGACGGTGACATCCAGGTGTTCGCCAATGTCATCGGCGCGGCCGGCCTCGACCTTGATGAGGTGGTCGACGAGCCGGTGGCTGCCGCACGCGCCATGGGCATCACCGACGGCGCGGTCATCGACGTCGGTGCCGGCACCACCGGGGTGTCGATCCTGGAGGACGGCAAGGTGGTGTTGTCGGTTGACGAGGCCACCGGTGGCCATCACATGACCCTGGTGCTGGCCGGTTCGAACAACATCGACTACGACCAGGCCGAGGCCATGAAGAAGGATCCGCAGTACCGCGAACAGGTGCTGGGAACCATCCGCCCCACCCTCGACAAGATGGCGACCATCGCCGCGCAGGCCCTCGGCTCGCGGGACGTGCCGGCCGTCTACCTGGTGGGTGGCTCGAGTTCGTTCGAGAGCGCACCGGCCATCTTCGAGGCCAGGCTGCACCGACCCGTGGTGCGTCCGGCCCAACCCCTGTTCATCACCCCGCTCGGCATCCCGATGCCCGCCCAGGAGGAATCCCGATGA
- a CDS encoding glycerol dehydratase reactivase beta/small subunit family protein, translating to MNTDKPTINMRVSDQITADQIADICFGMEEEGVPSTVTWQASINPLELAHEASVESRLGVGIGVALSYAVITTEKLPAERPYIAVNLSRDAARNRAIGANAARLVKRIPLLPMN from the coding sequence ATGAACACCGACAAGCCGACGATCAACATGCGCGTCAGCGATCAGATCACGGCTGATCAGATCGCCGATATCTGCTTCGGCATGGAGGAGGAGGGGGTGCCGAGCACTGTCACCTGGCAGGCAAGCATCAATCCCCTTGAGCTGGCGCACGAGGCGAGCGTGGAATCCCGTCTCGGCGTGGGCATCGGGGTCGCCCTCAGCTATGCCGTGATCACCACGGAGAAGCTGCCCGCCGAGCGTCCCTACATCGCCGTCAACCTGAGCCGGGACGCCGCGCGCAACCGGGCCATCGGAGCCAACGCGGCCCGACTGGTCAAGCGCATACCGCTACTACCGATGAACTAG
- a CDS encoding diol dehydratase reactivase subunit alpha encodes MTLIAGVDIGNATTEVALADVAAGAPPRFLASAIVSTTGIKGTQQNTQGVFQAITQALQTAGRELEQLDLIRINEAAPVIGDVAMETISETIITESTMIGHNPSTPGGLGVGVGTTIRLDDLGQASAGEPYIVVADHTHGFLDVAARINEAAARVNITGAILQLDDGVLVDNRLTAKIPIVDEVKLIDKVPIGMPAAIEVAEVGRIVETLSNPYGIATMFGLSPDETASVVPMARSLVGNRSAVVIKTPAGDVTERHIPAGSLRFLGDRTAEVDVDRGAQEIMHAAESVGTIRDIKGEPGTNIGGMMEKVRVTMGRLTDRDPAGIEVTDLLAVDTNVPQKVTGGVAGEFSLEAAVGIAVMVKADRLQMQRIAEEMTEQFAVRVEVGGVEADMAIRGALTTPGTSVPIAILDMGAGSTDASVLREGQPARSVHLAGAGNMVTLLIKMELGLDSEEDAENIKRYPLARVETLFSIRHEDGTVQFFDEPLAPELFARTVVLHPDGMIPLPLRHPLEVIRQVRIHAKQRVFVTNAMRALAAVSPTNNVRDIAHVVLVGGSALDFEIPQFVTHALAEFRVVAGRANTRGTEGPRNAVATGLVLVWEAGR; translated from the coding sequence ATGACGCTCATCGCCGGTGTCGATATCGGCAATGCGACCACGGAGGTGGCACTCGCGGACGTCGCCGCGGGTGCCCCGCCGCGGTTCCTTGCGTCGGCCATCGTGTCGACCACCGGCATCAAGGGCACCCAACAGAACACCCAGGGGGTGTTCCAGGCGATCACCCAGGCACTCCAGACCGCCGGCCGTGAACTGGAGCAACTCGACCTCATCCGGATCAACGAGGCGGCGCCGGTGATCGGCGATGTGGCCATGGAGACCATCTCCGAGACGATCATCACTGAGTCGACCATGATCGGCCACAACCCCTCGACCCCCGGGGGACTGGGCGTCGGGGTCGGCACGACCATCCGTCTCGACGACCTCGGGCAGGCCAGCGCCGGTGAGCCCTACATCGTCGTGGCCGACCACACCCATGGCTTCCTCGACGTGGCCGCCCGGATCAATGAGGCGGCCGCCCGGGTGAACATCACCGGTGCCATCCTGCAATTGGACGACGGCGTGCTGGTCGACAACCGGCTGACCGCCAAGATCCCGATCGTCGATGAGGTCAAACTGATCGACAAGGTACCGATCGGCATGCCGGCGGCGATCGAGGTGGCCGAAGTCGGCCGGATCGTCGAGACGCTCTCCAATCCCTACGGCATCGCCACCATGTTCGGCCTGAGCCCCGACGAGACGGCCAGCGTCGTCCCCATGGCCAGGTCATTGGTGGGCAACCGCTCCGCCGTCGTGATCAAGACCCCCGCCGGAGATGTCACCGAACGCCACATTCCTGCCGGCAGCCTGCGCTTCCTGGGCGATCGCACCGCCGAGGTGGACGTCGATCGCGGGGCGCAGGAGATCATGCACGCGGCCGAGTCCGTGGGCACCATCCGCGACATCAAGGGCGAGCCCGGCACCAACATCGGCGGGATGATGGAGAAGGTGCGGGTCACCATGGGCCGGCTCACCGACCGCGACCCGGCCGGCATCGAGGTCACCGACCTGTTGGCCGTGGATACCAACGTCCCCCAGAAGGTCACCGGCGGGGTGGCCGGTGAGTTCTCGCTGGAGGCAGCCGTCGGCATCGCCGTGATGGTCAAGGCAGACCGCCTCCAGATGCAGCGCATCGCCGAGGAGATGACCGAACAATTCGCCGTACGGGTGGAGGTCGGCGGCGTGGAGGCCGACATGGCCATCCGTGGGGCACTCACCACACCGGGCACCTCCGTGCCGATCGCCATCCTCGACATGGGCGCCGGATCAACCGACGCCTCCGTCCTGCGCGAGGGCCAGCCGGCCAGGTCAGTGCACCTGGCCGGGGCCGGGAACATGGTCACGCTGCTCATCAAGATGGAGCTGGGACTCGACAGCGAGGAGGACGCGGAGAACATCAAGCGCTATCCGCTCGCCCGCGTCGAGACGCTGTTCAGCATCCGCCACGAGGACGGCACCGTGCAGTTCTTCGACGAGCCGCTGGCCCCCGAGCTGTTCGCGCGCACCGTGGTGCTCCATCCCGACGGGATGATCCCCCTGCCCCTGCGCCATCCCCTCGAGGTGATCCGCCAGGTGCGTATCCACGCCAAGCAGCGGGTCTTCGTGACCAATGCCATGCGGGCCCTCGCCGCGGTGAGCCCCACCAACAATGTCCGCGACATCGCCCATGTCGTGCTCGTGGGTGGCTCGGCGCTCGATTTCGAGATCCCACAATTCGTGACCCATGCGTTGGCTGAGTTCCGCGTGGTCGCCGGGCGCGCCAACACCCGGGGCACCGAGGGGCCGCGCAATGCGGTGGCCACCGGACTCGTGCTCGTCTGGGAGGCAGGCCGATGA
- a CDS encoding EutN/CcmL family microcompartment protein — MFLAKVRGTVVSTSKDERLVGFKLMLIEQIGLQQEPVGRPEIAVDTVGAGTGSIVIVTKGSSARFAADRKDAPIDSTIVGIVDTVEIGPA, encoded by the coding sequence ATGTTCTTGGCAAAGGTACGCGGCACGGTGGTCTCCACCAGCAAGGACGAACGGCTGGTCGGCTTCAAGCTGATGCTCATCGAGCAGATCGGGCTCCAGCAGGAGCCGGTCGGACGTCCGGAGATCGCGGTGGACACCGTGGGAGCTGGCACGGGCTCGATCGTGATCGTCACGAAGGGCAGCTCGGCGCGATTCGCCGCCGATCGCAAGGACGCACCGATCGATTCGACCATCGTCGGAATCGTCGACACCGTCGAGATCGGACCGGCGTGA
- a CDS encoding BMC domain-containing protein gives MREALGLIETKGYVGSVEAADAMVKAANVVVVGYQKVGAGLVTVMVRGDVGAVKAAVDAGAAAAAAVGEEVLSRHVIPRPAADVEKLLPKQA, from the coding sequence ATGAGGGAAGCACTGGGTCTGATTGAGACCAAGGGATACGTCGGGTCCGTCGAGGCGGCCGATGCGATGGTCAAGGCCGCGAATGTGGTGGTCGTCGGCTACCAGAAGGTCGGCGCCGGCCTGGTCACCGTGATGGTTCGCGGCGACGTGGGCGCGGTCAAGGCCGCCGTCGATGCCGGAGCTGCCGCCGCCGCGGCAGTCGGCGAAGAGGTGCTCAGCCGCCACGTCATCCCGCGTCCCGCGGCCGACGTCGAGAAGCTCCTGCCCAAGCAGGCATGA
- a CDS encoding BMC domain-containing protein, giving the protein MQDALGMVETKGFVPAVEAADAMVKSANVTLIGSQRVGSGLVTVLVRGDVGAVKAATDAGAVAAQNVGELVSVHVIPRPHADVEKILPSFADQK; this is encoded by the coding sequence ATGCAAGATGCCCTGGGGATGGTGGAGACAAAGGGTTTTGTCCCGGCCGTCGAAGCTGCTGATGCAATGGTCAAGTCGGCCAATGTGACGCTTATCGGAAGCCAGCGCGTGGGTTCCGGCCTGGTGACCGTGCTGGTGCGCGGTGACGTCGGCGCGGTCAAGGCCGCCACCGATGCCGGTGCCGTGGCCGCCCAGAACGTTGGCGAACTCGTGTCCGTCCACGTGATCCCGCGCCCGCACGCCGACGTGGAGAAGATCCTCCCGTCGTTCGCGGACCAGAAGTGA
- a CDS encoding BMC domain-containing protein — MQLTQALGTIEVLGLPAAITAADVACKAADVRLVGYETTDGMGMVTVKITGQVSAVQSAIAAARAAASQITSVFAESVIPRPNDQIDPVVLTPVTVGLGASPAARPGGGTSPEAATPEQMAAAERALDPADPPRDAEPAAPTTDPAPAPDPAPAGPVADDPAATAPAVPSQPKISPSQERPDKGTAGPSRNRRKAPQAGREAGKK; from the coding sequence ATGCAGCTCACCCAAGCTCTGGGCACCATTGAGGTGCTGGGACTGCCTGCCGCGATCACCGCGGCGGACGTCGCCTGCAAGGCGGCCGATGTGCGCCTGGTCGGCTACGAGACGACCGACGGCATGGGCATGGTGACGGTGAAGATCACCGGCCAGGTCTCGGCCGTGCAGTCGGCCATCGCGGCCGCCAGGGCGGCTGCGAGCCAGATCACCTCCGTGTTCGCCGAGTCGGTGATCCCGCGACCCAATGACCAGATCGATCCGGTGGTGCTCACCCCGGTGACGGTCGGCCTGGGCGCCTCACCGGCTGCCCGGCCCGGTGGGGGCACCTCGCCGGAGGCCGCGACCCCCGAGCAGATGGCGGCCGCCGAGCGGGCCCTGGATCCGGCGGACCCGCCGCGCGACGCAGAGCCCGCGGCACCGACCACTGATCCGGCACCGGCCCCCGATCCGGCACCAGCGGGGCCTGTGGCCGATGACCCGGCCGCCACGGCACCGGCCGTGCCGTCGCAGCCCAAGATCTCGCCCTCGCAGGAGCGTCCTGACAAGGGCACAGCGGGACCGTCCCGCAACCGCAGGAAGGCACCGCAAGCCGGACGTGAAGCCGGCAAGAAGTGA
- a CDS encoding flavoprotein — translation MNPDQLRAIIRQTLVELLAPAPRRALVVFTGGLLGFDECLGGLRALADEGVALDVVQTPSARRILDQHKIGALGLPQVDDHLVANHQMLIAPTLTANVAAKVSHGIADCLASNLFSEFIMSNRLVVASSTAVSPDEAPKRSIYPEMPSGYAELLRANLTALTSFGVRLARSQALARTALAAFDRRDAAHKDALIAQGIPAQALAACAAPAIPAPAPRPHGGGVSHRGTRVTDTRREPAPRGPVTGAPSTLKLISQGVVQKLDPGSCLAIRPDTKVTAAARDMAASRNIQITVVV, via the coding sequence ATGAATCCGGATCAACTCAGGGCGATCATCCGGCAGACGCTCGTGGAACTGCTCGCCCCCGCCCCCCGTCGCGCGCTGGTGGTCTTCACCGGCGGCCTGCTCGGCTTTGACGAATGCCTCGGGGGCCTGCGCGCACTGGCCGATGAGGGCGTCGCCCTCGACGTGGTGCAAACCCCCAGCGCCCGCCGGATCCTCGACCAGCACAAGATCGGGGCCCTGGGCCTCCCACAGGTCGACGACCACCTGGTGGCCAACCACCAGATGCTCATCGCGCCGACCCTGACGGCCAACGTCGCCGCCAAGGTGTCCCACGGGATCGCGGACTGCCTGGCCAGCAACCTGTTCAGTGAGTTCATCATGAGCAACCGCCTGGTCGTCGCCTCAAGCACCGCGGTCAGCCCCGACGAGGCGCCCAAGCGTTCGATCTATCCCGAGATGCCCTCCGGTTACGCGGAGCTGTTGCGCGCCAACCTGACCGCCCTGACCTCCTTCGGGGTGAGGCTGGCCCGAAGCCAGGCGCTCGCACGCACGGCGCTGGCGGCCTTCGACCGTCGCGACGCGGCACACAAGGACGCGCTGATCGCCCAGGGAATCCCGGCACAGGCCCTTGCCGCATGCGCCGCCCCCGCGATCCCGGCACCGGCTCCCCGGCCGCACGGTGGCGGCGTCTCCCACCGGGGGACGCGCGTGACCGATACCCGGCGTGAGCCGGCGCCGCGCGGACCGGTCACGGGCGCGCCCAGCACCCTGAAGCTGATCAGCCAGGGCGTGGTGCAGAAGTTGGACCCGGGTTCATGCCTGGCCATCCGGCCCGACACGAAGGTGACGGCCGCCGCCCGGGACATGGCGGCCTCCCGAAATATCCAGATCACGGTGGTGGTGTGA
- the pduB gene encoding propanediol utilization microcompartment protein PduB gives MANEQLVDQIMSAVMAKIGNEPASAAPRAAAPSVPASIGRPEATEFVGTSALGDTIGLVIPNVDPQIHALMKIDPKYRSIGIIGDRTGAGPHIFAADEGVKATNTEVVSIELARDTKGGAGHGSLIILGAEDVSDARRAVEVTLGELDRTFGDVYGNDAGHLEFQYTARASHALNKAFGAPVGKAFGITVGAPAAIGVVLADTAVKASTIDVIGYSSPAHGTSYSNEVISCFTGDSGAVRQAIIAARATGLELLGAMGDVPTSTTTPYI, from the coding sequence ATGGCGAATGAGCAACTGGTCGACCAGATCATGTCGGCCGTGATGGCGAAGATCGGCAATGAGCCCGCCTCTGCCGCACCGCGTGCAGCCGCCCCGAGCGTGCCGGCATCCATCGGACGCCCCGAGGCCACGGAGTTCGTCGGTACCTCGGCGCTCGGCGATACCATCGGCCTGGTCATCCCGAACGTGGATCCGCAGATCCACGCCCTGATGAAGATCGATCCCAAGTACCGCTCGATCGGCATCATCGGTGACCGCACCGGCGCCGGCCCGCACATCTTCGCGGCCGACGAGGGCGTGAAGGCCACCAATACCGAGGTCGTGTCCATCGAGCTGGCCCGCGACACCAAGGGAGGGGCCGGCCACGGCTCCCTCATCATCCTGGGTGCCGAGGACGTCTCGGACGCGCGTCGCGCCGTCGAGGTCACCCTCGGTGAGCTGGACCGCACCTTCGGTGACGTCTACGGCAACGATGCCGGTCACCTGGAGTTCCAGTACACCGCGCGCGCCAGCCATGCACTCAACAAGGCCTTCGGCGCACCCGTCGGCAAGGCCTTCGGAATCACCGTCGGTGCACCCGCCGCCATTGGCGTGGTCCTGGCTGACACGGCCGTCAAGGCATCGACCATCGACGTGATCGGCTACTCCAGCCCCGCCCACGGCACCAGCTACTCCAATGAGGTCATCTCGTGTTTCACCGGTGACTCCGGAGCAGTCCGCCAGGCCATCATCGCCGCTCGCGCGACCGGCCTGGAACTCCTCGGCGCCATGGGCGACGTTCCCACGTCAACCACCACGCCCTACATCTGA
- a CDS encoding diol dehydratase small subunit produces MDSEELIRQIMGEVMANLNQDNVAFDKLPAAAPSTTGAAHRVDKSSYPLGEKVPEQIKSASGRALSDFTFDKVKSGELTAKDFRIAPETLEMQAQVAESADRDALARNLRRAAELIQVPDEEVLDVYNALRPYRSTKAELYAIADGLETKYGCTINAAFIREAADVYEKRGRLKADA; encoded by the coding sequence ATGGATTCCGAAGAACTGATTCGTCAGATCATGGGCGAGGTCATGGCAAACCTCAACCAGGACAATGTCGCATTCGACAAGTTGCCCGCTGCTGCCCCCAGCACCACTGGTGCCGCACATCGGGTGGACAAGTCCTCGTATCCGCTGGGCGAGAAGGTTCCCGAGCAGATCAAGTCGGCATCGGGTCGGGCCCTGTCTGACTTCACCTTCGACAAGGTGAAGAGCGGCGAGTTGACCGCCAAGGACTTCCGGATTGCCCCGGAGACCCTTGAGATGCAGGCACAGGTGGCCGAATCGGCCGACCGTGACGCGCTGGCCCGCAACCTGCGTCGCGCCGCAGAGCTCATCCAGGTGCCCGACGAGGAGGTGCTGGACGTCTACAACGCCCTGCGCCCCTACCGTTCGACGAAGGCCGAGCTGTATGCGATCGCCGACGGCCTCGAGACGAAGTACGGCTGCACCATCAATGCCGCCTTCATTCGTGAGGCTGCCGATGTCTACGAGAAGCGGGGCCGCCTCAAGGCGGACGCGTAG
- a CDS encoding cob(I)yrinic acid a,c-diamide adenosyltransferase, with translation MAAIYTRTGDKGTTGLFGGTRVPKQDPTVEAYGTLDEANATIGEAKARVEDPDMRAALQHIQQRLFVAAAELASDEAGRAVIANTISPDDVADLERLIDDSMAETGPQRNFVVPGRDLVSAALHRARTVTRRAERRMLTAAESRPVRPELIRYVNRLSDALYSLARVAEHRFDVARLEGLVRSVVEKHLAAQSPQPRVAWSPASGFVPADVSTTADPATRFGLARYDLDVLQAMAAAAQSRGAELGVPIVFAGVDAGGHLMLLHRMEDSLLGSLDLASNKAFTAAAFKQPTADLSEASLPGAELHGIQNSNDGRVVVFGGGLPVFVDGVLCGGIGVSGGTVDQDVTIASFAMSRAKEASRS, from the coding sequence ATGGCAGCGATCTATACCCGCACCGGGGACAAGGGAACCACCGGCTTGTTCGGCGGCACCAGGGTGCCCAAGCAGGACCCGACCGTTGAGGCCTACGGAACCCTGGACGAGGCCAACGCCACCATCGGCGAGGCGAAGGCGCGCGTCGAGGACCCCGACATGCGCGCCGCCCTCCAGCACATCCAACAGCGCCTGTTCGTCGCCGCCGCCGAGTTGGCCAGCGACGAGGCCGGGCGCGCCGTGATCGCCAATACGATCAGCCCCGACGACGTCGCAGACCTGGAACGACTCATCGATGATTCGATGGCCGAGACCGGACCACAGCGCAACTTCGTGGTTCCCGGTCGCGACCTGGTCTCCGCAGCGCTCCACCGCGCGCGCACCGTCACCCGACGTGCCGAGCGACGCATGTTGACCGCCGCCGAGTCGCGTCCGGTGCGCCCCGAGCTGATCCGCTATGTGAATCGGCTGTCGGATGCCCTGTACTCGTTGGCACGCGTGGCCGAGCACCGCTTCGACGTGGCACGGCTCGAGGGCCTGGTGAGGTCCGTCGTCGAGAAGCACCTGGCGGCGCAGTCGCCCCAGCCCCGTGTCGCGTGGAGCCCCGCCAGCGGCTTCGTGCCGGCCGATGTCTCGACCACGGCCGACCCCGCCACCCGGTTCGGGCTCGCCCGCTACGACCTGGACGTGCTCCAGGCGATGGCGGCGGCAGCCCAGTCCCGGGGTGCCGAGCTGGGCGTACCCATTGTTTTTGCCGGTGTCGATGCCGGCGGCCATCTGATGCTCCTGCACCGGATGGAGGATTCCCTGCTCGGCAGCCTTGACCTGGCGTCGAACAAGGCATTCACGGCAGCGGCCTTCAAACAGCCGACCGCCGATCTCAGCGAAGCGTCCCTGCCGGGTGCGGAGCTCCACGGAATCCAGAACTCCAACGACGGACGCGTGGTCGTCTTCGGGGGAGGCCTGCCGGTCTTTGTCGACGGCGTGCTGTGCGGGGGCATTGGTGTCTCCGGCGGCACGGTCGACCAGGACGTCACCATTGCCAGTTTTGCTATGTCGCGAGCCAAGGAAGCGAGTCGGTCATGA
- a CDS encoding propanediol/glycerol family dehydratase large subunit yields the protein MKSKRFEALDARPVNQDGYVTEWPEVGLIAMNGPNDPTPSIRIEDGVVVELDGKQRADFDMIDTFIADYGIRLDKAEEVCKTDSRELARQMMDFHVPRAEVVQLTTAMTPAKITEVVGTMSVLEMMMAVTKMRARLFPANQAHVTNLKDNPVQIAADAAEGALRGFAEEETTVGIVRYAPFNAIANMVGSQVGRPGILTQCSVEEATELALGMRGFTAYAETVSVYGTEQVFMDGDDTPWSKSFLASCYASRGLKMRFTSGTGSEVQMGAAEGKSMLYLEARCLYITKGAGSQGIQNGSVSCIGVPAAVPSGIRAVLAENLIAMSLDLECASSNDQTFTHSDLRRVARSLMQFVPGTDFICSGYSATPNYDNMFAGSNWDADDYDDWLIIQRDLKIDGGLQPVVEEDVVRVRNKAARVIQAIFRELGLTEVTDEEVEAATYARGSKDMPARNVVEDLKAAEDLMKRGITGVDIVLALDRAGFEDVANSVYNMLKQRVAGDYLHTSAILNEDFQVISAVNYPNDYRGPGTGYQMTDERWDKLKTIRQAISPESI from the coding sequence GTGAAAAGCAAGCGTTTCGAGGCACTGGACGCCCGCCCTGTCAACCAGGACGGCTACGTCACGGAATGGCCCGAGGTGGGCCTGATCGCCATGAACGGGCCCAACGACCCGACCCCCTCGATCCGGATCGAGGACGGGGTGGTCGTCGAGCTCGACGGCAAGCAGCGCGCCGACTTCGACATGATCGACACCTTCATCGCCGACTACGGAATCCGGCTCGACAAGGCCGAGGAGGTCTGCAAGACCGACTCGCGTGAGCTGGCCCGGCAGATGATGGACTTCCACGTTCCGCGTGCGGAAGTGGTGCAGCTCACCACGGCCATGACTCCGGCCAAGATCACCGAGGTGGTCGGCACCATGTCGGTGCTGGAGATGATGATGGCCGTCACCAAGATGCGTGCCCGGCTGTTCCCGGCCAATCAGGCGCACGTCACCAACCTGAAGGACAACCCGGTCCAGATCGCCGCCGACGCGGCCGAGGGCGCCCTGCGCGGCTTCGCCGAGGAGGAGACCACCGTCGGTATCGTGCGCTATGCACCCTTCAATGCCATCGCCAACATGGTGGGCTCGCAGGTGGGTCGTCCCGGCATCCTCACCCAGTGTTCGGTGGAGGAGGCCACCGAGCTGGCCCTGGGCATGCGCGGCTTCACCGCCTATGCCGAGACCGTCTCGGTCTACGGCACCGAGCAGGTGTTCATGGACGGCGACGACACGCCGTGGTCCAAGTCCTTCCTGGCCTCCTGCTACGCGTCGCGCGGCCTGAAGATGCGCTTCACCTCGGGCACCGGCTCCGAGGTGCAGATGGGCGCAGCCGAGGGCAAGTCGATGCTCTACCTGGAGGCCCGCTGCCTCTACATCACCAAGGGCGCCGGCTCGCAGGGCATCCAGAATGGTTCGGTGTCGTGCATCGGCGTTCCGGCCGCAGTGCCCAGCGGCATCCGCGCGGTGCTGGCCGAGAACCTCATTGCCATGAGCCTCGACCTGGAATGCGCCTCGTCGAACGACCAGACGTTCACCCACTCCGATCTGCGCCGCGTTGCGCGCTCGCTGATGCAGTTCGTGCCCGGCACCGACTTCATCTGCTCGGGCTACTCGGCCACCCCGAACTACGACAACATGTTCGCCGGATCGAACTGGGACGCCGACGACTACGACGACTGGCTGATCATCCAGCGCGACCTCAAGATCGACGGCGGGCTCCAGCCCGTGGTCGAGGAGGACGTGGTGCGGGTGCGCAACAAGGCGGCCCGGGTGATCCAGGCCATCTTCCGCGAACTCGGACTCACTGAGGTGACCGATGAAGAGGTGGAGGCCGCCACCTATGCGCGCGGTTCCAAGGACATGCCGGCACGCAATGTGGTCGAGGACCTGAAGGCCGCCGAGGACCTCATGAAGCGCGGGATCACCGGTGTGGACATCGTCCTCGCCCTGGATCGCGCCGGGTTCGAGGATGTCGCTAATTCCGTCTACAACATGCTCAAGCAGCGCGTTGCCGGCGACTACCTGCACACCTCGGCAATCCTCAACGAGGACTTCCAAGTGATCAGCGCGGTGAACTACCCGAACGATTACCGCGGGCCCGGCACCGGCTACCAGATGACTGATGAGCGATGGGACAAGTTGAAGACCATTCGCCAGGCGATCAGTCCCGAGAGCATCTGA
- a CDS encoding propanediol/glycerol family dehydratase medium subunit, whose amino-acid sequence MDEKTLRTIIEEVVKEFAAAGDAQGTGAGSATAMATAPSLTEASGDQLEITEEGPAPRGTNPREVVIALAPAFGGRITKTIIGIPHAEVLREICAGIEEEGLTYRFIRVFRTADVGFIAHDAAVLSGSGVGIGIQSRGTTVIHQKDLPPLSNLELFSQSPLIDLATFRAIGKNAARYAKGESPDPVPVVNDQMARPKYQAIAALLHIKETQMCDLNKKTQALRVEYR is encoded by the coding sequence ATGGACGAGAAGACACTGCGCACCATCATTGAAGAAGTGGTCAAGGAATTCGCCGCCGCCGGAGACGCACAGGGCACCGGTGCGGGAAGCGCCACCGCGATGGCCACCGCGCCGTCGCTGACCGAGGCATCCGGTGACCAGCTCGAGATCACCGAGGAGGGCCCCGCCCCGCGGGGTACCAATCCCCGGGAGGTGGTGATCGCCCTGGCCCCGGCCTTCGGCGGACGCATCACCAAGACGATCATCGGTATCCCGCACGCCGAGGTGCTGCGCGAAATCTGCGCCGGCATCGAGGAGGAGGGCCTGACCTACCGGTTCATCCGGGTGTTCCGTACCGCCGATGTGGGCTTCATCGCCCACGACGCCGCGGTGCTGTCGGGCTCGGGCGTGGGCATCGGCATCCAGTCGCGCGGCACCACGGTGATCCACCAGAAGGACCTGCCGCCGCTGTCGAACCTGGAGCTGTTCAGCCAGTCCCCGTTGATCGATCTGGCCACCTTCCGGGCGATCGGCAAGAATGCCGCCCGCTACGCGAAGGGTGAGTCGCCCGACCCCGTGCCGGTGGTCAATGACCAGATGGCACGTCCGAAGTACCAGGCAATCGCCGCCCTGTTGCACATCAAGGAAACCCAGATGTGCGATCTGAACAAGAAGACCCAGGCACTTCGGGTCGAGTACCGGTAG